atcattctatggtatgataccaaaaatgagatatatcccaatctcaactggaccacattacagaaacagtgttgaatcaacgatagaccattaaaaactttttgagggtcataaaagttttggatcaagctgatctttgttttttcccttcatctgagattgtatgacctaataaacaaattggatgtcaaataaacagtacagtgggccttgggatgattttaatagtggatctccaatcaccattgttctcctgtggtgtggtccaccttagatttatgtctctctaatttttggaataaagccctaaaataatttttaaaaatggaaaaacaaagtgaatgaaacacatacatcatggtagggcccacagagaaccgaacaccagccacggggctggtggcagggggagtaaccaatccgtttccctcccaCCAGGATCTTACGACTGCTGGacacggattgcctactgacgctgccaGTACTGGATaatgttctgtgggcccaccatgacggaTGTatcctatccacgccgtccgaaAAAGACAAGGTGAATGGGCTTACCAGGATAAAGGCTTTAATGTTCTCCCTCGTCAGTTTCATCTCGGCGCTCTCATCTTCCGATATCTCGAGCAAAATATCGAGAATATCCTTCGCACCATCGCCTCTCTCCATCTTCGTCTTCCTCCCTTCTACATGCTCTTTGATGATCCTCTCCATCATCGTATCGAATCTCCGGTGAACATCCTCGAACCTCTTCTTCAAGCCTTGCAAATCCAAATTTCGACATAATCCGATATAATCGGATACGTTGAACGTGCCGGCCAGCACCGCCATCTCATGCACCATCTTCCTCACTTCCTCCGCTTCCCCTTCCGTATCCGAACATATCCGGCTCATCGCCATCCTCGATActatgttgttcaccatcgttatGAGCTCTCGGCCAACGTTGACTGCTTCTCTTCCGTTGGATTTCTTATGTAGCAGTCGCAATAATCGCCGGATCTCTTCACGGCGGATGGGCTGGAGCTGATCGAGCATGCGCCCACCTAAGAGCTCGGACATGCAAAGCTTCTTCATGAACTTCCAGTAGGGGCCGTAGGGAGCAAAGACGAAACCGTAGCCGCCGTAGTCGAGGTAACGGACGGCTGAGGATTCAGGTCGGGATGCAAAGGCGGTCTCGTGAGTCTTGAGGATTTCTCTTGCGATATCGGCACTGGAGGCAACGACAGCAGAGACAGAGCCAAGGCGGAGGTGAATCAAAGAGCCGTAGCGCTTGGAGAGCTTATGGAAGGCTTGGTGAGGGATGGGACCGAGGAGGTGGAGGTGTCCGATGATCGGGAGTGCTATCGGGCCCGGTGGGAGGCAGCGGACCGTGGTTCGGAAATTGGAGAGGATGGTCCTTATCAGGACAGTGGAAATGAGCcagatgaggaagaggatggcGTAGGATTGGAGGTCGTCGGCCATGGTTTGTGTGATGGACGGTCCGGTGGAGAGTGTAGAGGAATGGGAATGATGAGGTGATCAGACGCAATGGCCTGTGGAGTTCTTAACGAGATCTGAGATGAGAGTGCGAAAATGAATGCTGACCAAATTGCCCTTGCTGGAATAAGAAATAACAAGAATGCACTTATACCCCCAACCAGAGGATCTGAATTTTCCTTCAAATCTCGAACATTCACCATTTTACGTTTGACCGCACATTTATAgacattaagggcatgtttggccagtggtattaagttgtagtAAATGGGATTGTATTGCTAATCCCAATTCAAAATTGAGAATGACATATTTGGAAGTAGTGTGAGAtgtgattaaaattaactttagaGGCTTTTGAAAATGAGctttgtgttggaaagtgtgagatgggatggGATTTCATATCCGGTGGATgatgaatttatcttttatccAAGTTCAgtccaagtgtaatttgaaagaaaATTTGGAGATTAACTTTTCAGTGCATCCGTTCCAAACATGATATTAGAAAACATGAGATACACCCAATACAACAATACCTTTCACATGCAATTACTTTAcctttacaattccatccaccttaatcccacctaatgtagTTGGCCAACCGAGCcaacaaaatggacggttgaaaaggcAGCGGATTGCATGATGTGCCTTCACCATATTACGTGAGCGGATAAAGTATCCAGGTCTGAAACGTCATCCCTAGTTAAGCATCCTCCAATCCCAAGGACTTTGAAAGGCCTGTTTGACTTATTCCAGTTGTTTGAAAATCCATCCAAAATGCAACTCTCATCCAACGGAATTTATTAGCAATTTCCAGGGCTCTTGGGAAGCAAAGGCgatttggacgcggatttcctgagaTTTTCCCCCGATTCGGCATAAATACGTTTTCTTTGCGATgggaatttttgtttttttgaaaaaaaaatttgtttaatGTGTTTCAAAGGACTACTATTTCCTTTGAGGAGTCATGCATGAACCGCCGTTTTTTTTTCAGTCACGCATGAACCGCCGTTTATAATACAAATGGCCCCAACTTCTCTCGCCAATCTGCTTTCACTTGGGGTTCCCGTCCTTGCCTCAGTGATAGACTTAGAGGAGTTCCAACATGAGGTCTTGAGtttgaaacccataggtggtgaaatcccactacggcccgtgcgtgggtgtgtgtcaaaaaaaaaaaaaaaaaaaactcctttcACTTTGAAGGAGACATGATCGGATTAATTTTCAGGCCATGCTTGGGCTCTAGCCATTTTAGCTTATTAGCACAGACTGATCCATTGCTTAACAGATAGATTGAGAACATTTAACTGAAAAATAAGAGTTTTATCAATTTTATGGTCGGACCCGGGATGGGCTCAAGATTGGGCTGTTAGTGCTAGGCCCATTCCAGATTTGGGCCTAGACCATTTAAGTGTTGGATGCTGGGCCATGCCTAAACATAACCTATTGCCCCTATAAATCATAAAATACTAACAGTTATATTGGTAGAGTATAGCGGTCCACACTCTAGTATGTGTCCATGAAAACCTAGATACATGTACATTAATCCAAACAGtcatgggttcgagcacccattatggtgtgagtgtgcggGCACATGGAGTGTGTCAGTgcatgtgaagaaaaaaaaaaaacaactgttGCTTGGGGATCTGACTGTTCATTCAAAAAAGTTTAGGAGACTGCTAAGGCCGAACCCTTTAtagacatgcatgcatgcatgggataATTGCACCTTGAGTTTATAGGGGTGGAGAAACAAGATGTGGTCTGATTATAAAGATGGGGACTATCACATGCTAATGTGATGTAGTGTGGGTCATGGAtatttacatggccaagatggatcaaagaaggcccaattggaggtgaaagtgattgggactactagaaccttaaaacagtcatatcttgCAAATTGAAATGAGTTTTCCGAcacatcatatatgattttggagtaagagaagctattttagccaaccaatctGCTACACTAGGTTGCCCAAGCttgatttgcaagattccatcgtatcgatggtcaaaagttcattttattttcatttttactataaatagtaagttttaggttgatcacaacttttgatcctttTAGTTTTAAGAGTcgagcccaacatgaaaagggtttagaaaaattagaaaaataatggGGTTAGGTCAaattgaacacttactattttcaACCAAAAactatgaagtctagtaggaatcatgatcgtctataaatagtaagtttaatatttataataagttgcgtttttagggtgtttgagttggagtctaagtctaaaactccaaTCCTAGGTTTAGACTCATtatttaaatgattgtaattttatttttatcatcaattaatttattttcaatttattataatttataatttattttatttttcctaaattttgaaaaagctttgagaggagtccaaagagctacatggatttagagtagttatcgcCGAAGAAGATAGTGACTGACCTCATCACGCCCCTCCCTGCATCATAATGCCATAGCGAAGATGACCACCCACTGAGTCATCTACCGTGGCGACAGTGCCCAATGGCATAGATTGAAAACCCAAGTACGATGTGTTTATACTTGGATTACCAACTGCAGCCCACAGTTGCTATTGCATCTGCCACTGAGAAGCATGAAACCCGATGGCCACAACATCAGGAGCCCATGTAacaaaaagctttgtgggccatcATGATATTTGTGTAATATCCAGTTTGTCTATCGGTTGTGCCGGCCAGATCTCAACTTAAGTTGGCCACACCACGAAACAGTGGAGATGTggatacctaccattaaaatcttcctatcTAGGCTCAcatggtgtttatattccatccaaaccattcacaagACGAGCCCACTGTTTCAATGGTGTGTGCATAATagccactgtttcctctggtgggttccacttgagtttttagaTCTAGTTGACTTTTGTTCTCAATGTGGACCCTACATAGCTACAGGAAATTCAGTACTCAGTACGTCATATGGACCACGCGAAAGTTAATAAAGAGAAGGATCGGGTCATAGTCCAAATTAGAGGCACATCAGTACTTGCCTCTAACCGGCTACGGCTCTCATGTAACCCAAAACTCCGTGGCCCTATCATAGTGTTTAtattacatccactccgtccatcggtttcgATAGCTCATTTTAGTTACAAACTCAAAATTGAGGGAGATTCagaattcaagtggaccacaccacaggaaacagtgtggatatagataCCAACGGTTGAAAACGTTTCTAATGCCCACCCCAATACGTAGATGCCATCCAACCCCTTTATAAGGTGATTCCTACCTCAATTCATGGAGGGTAAACACTAATATAACACTAATGGAAAACTTTTGTGAGACTACATGTTTCAATGGTGCCCGTTCAATCCTCACCCGTGTAgctaacttgagttttggatccgcctcttGTTTAATCCTGAAGGCTAGGTAacagcatgcatcatttattcattttcaATTATAAAGAAAGTCAACTATCCCAACTTCAATGATGACAATGAGGGCTTTAATGGCGGCCAGGACAGTTGAATCAATCCAACTTGCAAATATTACAGATGTGCACAACATGATGTGGGGTCCATTACTGGTCACCTTTCGGATTGAAGTGTGTAGGTGTTACCCGGGCAATATCTCGTGGGTGTTGCCTACACGGTGGGTccaacttgatatatgtgttgcatatcataccgtccatcaatttttccagctgattttagggcacgccctaaaaaatgaagcatatccaaatatgaaGTGAACCAATTCCTTtggaaacagcagtgattgaacaCGCATGGTTAAAAACTTTCAAAAGCtcgtcataatgtttattttccatccaacgggCTGATAACgccatacagacctggatgaaagggaaaagtAAAACACAAACAGCAGCTTATCTAAAACTCTTGGCTGGGCCTAGATTGCCCAGAAGGAGTTTTTTTTACAATTGGCTGGGCCTCGATTGTGGACCCAACCGATAAATGGCTCCGCTCAACGTGATTGTAACCCAACCATAATTATGCCCGCAGTGGAAACATGAAACATCTACTAAATTCCCTCTTTCTGCAGTGCTTCGAGGATGCTTGGGTAGGGTAGAATTAAAATGAGCATTTTGATggaatttagggcccacttggatACTACccaataagtagcttttttaacttatgtaagttaataagttaatttttttaattaaataagcTTGGTTATTaattaaacttaaataagtaactttttttaaaagtaaCTAATTTCTATTAgtcattttttattaattttaaacttacaaaagtaacttatttccttcattttcatttATGACAAGGTAACTTAGTAAATTATGTAAGGAAATATACTTTTTATGGCCATAAATCCTTTCTAAGTTCATGAGATTGGAAAAACATCCCATAAGTGGGTAGACtatctagtgggcctcacatgatgatggcccatattgaggtcgcccccacataatggatgatccacatcaaaggtccgcttctaataatgaatggcccacatccaaggctagccccacatgatgggcaactcATGTTGAAggttggacccacatgatgggtaattaatcatggtgggctccacaagatggatgattcacatcaaggtgggccccacatgatggacaatttgcATTAAAGGTCAGCcaaatgatgagtggcccatattcAAGGGGGTcacgcatgatggatggtcctcATGACAGTGAGCTCCATATAATGGGCAGtgtatattgaaggtgggccccatatgatggataaaaacattgatggtgggccccatattatgGATAATTAACATCAAAGCTGGGACCTACCTAATGACCTATGCACTTTAATGGTCGACCCCtaataatgaatggcccacaaccaatgtaggccgacgtgatggataacccacattaaaggtgggtcctacacaatGAATGatatacatcaaaggttggcgccacatgatggacggtggatgtgaggTGAAGTAGGGAtaaacatgatgaggtcaatcaccatcctcctcaaggataactacttcgaatccacaaagcttctctggaatcctcacatagacttctcaaatccacgagaaaaaagcatgaaaaatagaaataatattttaaaaaattcaaaatttgattgatgaatgaaataaacaagtctaCATCCCTTCAAATAGGGATAACAAGCctttggaagaagtttcggaattaaactacaactaaaactcctaaaaattgagacttactataaatagtaaacttactatttatagactatCATGATTCCTACTACTGTGCttgattttcagccaaaaatactaagtgtcctatttagccaaACCATGATATTCCcctaactattctaagcacttttcatgttgggcgcaactcctaaagcccaagtgatgaagagttatattcaaactaaaacttactataaacagtgaaaataaaattaaaactggATTACCCTGGTGAAGTATGTCCacctttttattattaaaaaaaaaatagtaaaaatgaaattaaaataggaactcgaccatcgatctgatggtatttcgcaaattcggcatcAGCAATCTAGCGTAGTAGATTGGGTGGCTCAAGTAAATCgtcctacccaaaaatcatatatggcacattgGATAACTCATTGTAGTTTGCAAGATACGTCTATTTTAaagtctggatggtctggatcactttcaCTTTCGATCAAgcctttttttatccatcttggccatgataTTATCCGTGACCCATGACCCATTATACATCATGAGGGACCAAATAGACTTCTAGATAACTACCCGTGATGTTGGAAACTTtatatgcttttctacttttccaATGATATTGAACGTACTTGCTGATTAATCAAAACATTTATTTCAGTGGCAATAATCTTTCCCATCACAAACTCCGATTATCAGAATATTATTGAAAAAGCTGACTATGGAGGGAAAACACGTGTAACACTTACACACGAACATTAGGTCCGCAGGCCTTATTGGAATAGCTCCTACCAGGCTACACATTGCTAAGCAAAGAAGCACTTGCCAAAGTTGCATGCTCCCCACATTCGACATTCTCCATCGGGTGGGACACGATGTGCAGTAGTATTCTGACTAGACAACGTAGCCCACCTCATGGAAAGCGTGGACCTCATACACGTGTCCCACACTGGCATGTGTGGTGGTTTCACACACATGCGGGCATCACAAACTTAAGTGTTTCATATAAGTCAGTTAAAAGGAACGAGATTTGCACGGGCGACGGGGAAACACAACAAGGGATGTGCCCTAGGGAGTGTCAATCCTGGGCCCTCCGTCATATCAACAGTTGCACTTTCTCCgtcaatcccaaccgtccaatcaAAGCATTGGATCATGGAAGCGAGCGTCGTTTGTACGACCTGCAACGCTAGAGAAATGCCCGGGCAGCCTCTCCGACCACTCCCGAACGGCAAGTAATGGAAATGCTGCCCCCTAACGTCCACGTGGTGACTCCGATCACTCTCATCATCAGACGGCATGAATCTCTCAGGACGAAATTCAAGTGGGTCAACCCAATGCTCAGGGTCCCTTCCGATGGCCCACACATTGACGAACACTAGGGTGTTAGCCGGTACATCGTAGCCTCCGATCTTGCAATCTTCAGTGGATTCTCTATGAAGCAGAGGGCTCGGGTGCAGTCGGAGTGTTTCTTTGACAATTGCCTGGAGATAAGGAAGATTTGGGACGTCTGATTCTTCAACCAATCTATTCTTTCCTACGACTGAATCGATCTCTACCCTTGCTTTCTTGAACATGTCGGGATGCTTGATGAGTTCCGCCAAGGCCCATTCCGTTGTGATTGCAGACGTATCGGTTCCTGCCACAAAGATATCCTGCAGAAGATTCAAAAGATGGAATATCAAATACTCATCTGATCAAATACTGTATAAGCTGGGATGGGCTATTGGGATTATTACTTTGGGCTGAGGCAGTGTTTTTAAGAAACTGGAATGTccatccgagtcgactcggactcgTTCGGACATGATCCGGTTCGACACCAAGAGTCAACTGGACGAGTCATGGCTAGCTGAGCCTGGCTGATTCGCCCCCGACTCGAGACTGGACGAGTTCAATCACATCAGCCCCCATCCCTCATTGTCGCCTAGCTACCCTACTACGGTACAGACTGCCTTTGTATCATTTCCCAGTAACGGTCCAACTTCAACACAATAACAAGAAGGGCTTTGTAGGCGGCTAGGACAGTTCGATCAATCCACTGTTGAATATGCTGCGGTCCACTACTCCGGCAATTgggattggaagcggattggcgggtGTTCCGGACACCAGAGACCTCGCGAAGTCGCCAAGTTCTGTAGGCCTTaccatgaggtacgtgttatatccaaaccatctgaaCATTTTTCCAGACCGTTATAAGGGTTGaatccaaaaataagacagatccaaagatcaagtggaccacactggagaaAGCAGCAGGAGATTGatcgtctatcattgaaacctgcTTGAggtttttggatcaatctgatatttgttttttctttcttcatccatgtttgtgtgaccttatgaacatattggatggagaAAAAAAATGTTGTGGGtcttacgaatgttttaatggtgggaatcattatccacACTGCTATTTGTTaagtggtctacttgaactttggatatgactctTTTTTGGGAAAATGCCCTTgtaatgatctcaaaaaatggatggactgtgtagatataataaatatatcatgatgggggccacagaactttGATCACTTTCCGTGGTTGGTAATGTTACGAGGCTTGATCACTTCCGGGCTCTTTTGAATGCGCCAGGTACATTCCCGGGCTAGGTCGCTGGTGTGCGATACAGCAGCTAATTGACTCTTTCGATGGCCATTTTACTAGGATTATCATTTTTTATCCCAGTTGTCTAAATCTGTAAACCTTACcgggaaaaaaacaaattaaaaccAAACAAAACAAGGAAAGAAACGAAGAAATAAAACAAAATGAATATTGAAAAGGCCGGTTCCACTTATCCTCCATGTCCTTCGTGGAATGAAagtccaacggtccaaattcaacatatCCCATTTTTACTACATGGCATGTTTACATTAGAgaccacctaatgaatggccgtGATCGATCATCCGATGAGAAAGATTGACGATCATAATTCAAAGGGCGAGGCTTGGGGTAGGCCCGGGcacggattttgaactgtttcgggccgggCCATCTGCTAGTTCTATTCAAATTTTAAGATTATTAAGGCCCGAGCTCGGCCCATTGACACGCCTATCCAGTCCGAAACGGGGTCCATTCCAGTGGTACCGGTACTATCGTAAGCTACGGTAGTACGGAGAAGATGTAGCGCTAACTTCACTCATGCATacaaatctaacccatccatccgATCCTACAGTCTATGTTACCACCAACGCCCAAAATTCAGGCTGATCCATGAAGCAGGAGGACCACAACAGAGGGAAAAAGTCGAGAGGGGATGCCCAATCTTGTTttgcgtggggtccaccgtgttgtttatatgAAATCTGGGCGATTCGGACATTTCTTCAGGCATGGATAAATGTTCAGACCCAAAACTTAGGTTTGTTTGCAACTCAGGTACCCAACTTGTTCCTGTGCTGTAGCCCCCATGTGATTTGTATCGATCCGATTTTCGGAACCCTTGGTAATATGTGGTCACGCATCTGATGTACGGTTCGGATGTGatgaatacatcacgtgggccacacatctTCCCTTACCACCGTAAGCTTACCACCCCAAGCCGTCTGGAAAAGACAAGGTGAATTGTGCTTACCAGGATAAAGGCTTTGATGTTGTCCCTCGTCAGTTTCATCTCGGCGCTCTCATCTTCCGATATCTCGAGCAAAATATCGAGAATATCCTTCACACCATCGCCTCTCCCTATCTTCATCTTCCTCTGTTCTTCATGCTCTTTGATGATCCTCTCCATCATCGCATCGAATCTCTGGTGCACGTCCTTGTACCTCTTCTTCAGTCCCTGCAAATCCAAATTCCGACATAACCCGATATAATCCGATATGTTGAACGTGCCGGCCAGCACCGCCACTTCGTGCACCAGCTTTCTCATCTCTTCCGCCTCCCCTTCCGAGTCCGAACATATGCAGCTCATTGCCATCCTCGATACTGTGTTGTTCGTCATCGTTACGAGCTCTCGGCTAACATCGACTGCTTCTCCTCCATTGGATTTCTTATGTAGAAGTCGCAAGAATCGCCGGATCTCTTCACTACGGATGGGCTGGAGCTGATCAAGCGTCCGCCCACCTAAGAGATCGGACATGCAGAGCTTCTTCATGAACTTCCAGTAGGGGCCGTAAGGAGCGAAAGCGAAACCAGAGGTGCCGTAGGCGAGGTAACGGATGGCTGATGGTTGAGGTCGGGATGCGAAGGTGGTCTCATGGGTCTTGAGGATTTCTCTTGCAATGTCAGCGTTGGAGGCGACGACAGCGGGGACAGAGCCGAGGCGGAGGTGGATCAACGAGCCATAGCGCTTGGAGAGCTTGTGGAAAGCTTGGTGAGGGATGGGACCGAGGAGGTGGAGATGTCCGATGATGGGGAGGGGTATCGGGCCCGGAGGGAGGTGGCGGGCCCTGGTTCGGGAATTAGAGAAGATGATCCGGATAAGGACAGTGGAGATGAGCcagatgaggaagaggatggcGTAGAAATGGAGATCGCTGGCCATGGTTTGTGTGATAGACGGTTAGGCGGAGAGTGGAGAGGAATGGGAATGAAGAGGTGATCAGATGGAATGGTGTGTGGACTTTACAGGAGGAATGAAATGAGAGTGAAAATGAAGGATCATTTAACTTTTGCTGATAACGTCAAACAGACTTGTacgaagggagaaaacaaatataaacAAATGGGAGAAAACTTTTGTTGCgcgtgagaagtttttaatgttgggtgaTCAATCacctgtttcctgtggcgtggtccacctgagatttggatctacctcattttttgcctcatgtcCTTACAATGAACTGTAAAGATGGATAGACCgcgtgataaaacacatacatcatggtgatggTGAGGCAAACAGCATTGACTTATTGGTACATCCATATTGGCAGGGTCTAGACTCGGGATAAAATATGCGTCCGAACAATGGCCCTTGTTGCCCGCGAATGACGGATAGGGTATTACCGCCACTGGCATCTAGAGACGGAAGGTCTTAGCTGGGGATAtgcgggcccactgtaatgtatgttttttatctatTAAATAGATCagtcaagaataaaagaaagaaaaaatcaagtAAACCCCGTCACAAGAACTGACAGTTTCATTACACATGGGCGCAGATTCCGCGCGAAGTTTCTGAGCTGGTAACCTATGCAAGGTCCaacatgatgtttttgataaatctatttcgttcattcattttgcaagCTTTTTTTTATGACTGAAGGCCAAAAATAATCCaaatctaagactcaagtgggctgaaaaggaaataattgaacatctacacttggaatattcgtagggccacataagttttgattcTATGTAATATTATTGTTTTATATTCATCTCAGTAATAATGATTTTATGAGCCTAatagatggcatgtaagcattgaagcggattggctggtgtacctcatatTGATCATGagtaatgtgttatatccaaaccatgcattcatccatttggtaagcccatttggtaagctcgtcttaaggcttttgacgaaaaataaaatagatctaactatcaattggaccacgaaaaataagacagatctaactatcaattggaccacactgcaaaaagtagtttgacattgaacgtctatcattgaaactctttttaggatcacaaaagttttagattaatataaaaaaaaaatttcttcctcttcattcaggtctttttgacgttataaacaaattggatggaaaataaacgttatgataggccctaaaaattttttaacggtgaaaatcattatctccactgctatttttggtgtggtccagatgatctttgaatatgatttgttttttgaataatgctctaaaatgatctctaaaattagatgaacgatgtggatataataaatacatcagtgtggggcccatgtaactttgatctcctttaaaccgttggtacaactcggagctctaggagtgtcagtgctcgtttTCGCACAGCACGTACCTACAACGGTTATATTGCAGTTATATAGCAGGTATGTGGTACACTAGCAGCATCACTCtcaaccttaggaaggtttcaacggtaagaatttttctatccaccttttcctttgctgtggcccacttgagtcttcgaTCCAAATGAATTTTGATCTCATGTCCTAaactgagct
This region of Magnolia sinica isolate HGM2019 chromosome 1, MsV1, whole genome shotgun sequence genomic DNA includes:
- the LOC131220524 gene encoding cytochrome P450 93A3-like, producing MASDLHFYAILFLIWLISTVLIRIIFSNSRTRARHLPPGPIPLPIIGHLHLLGPIPHQAFHKLSKRYGSLIHLRLGSVPAVVASNADIAREILKTHETTFASRPQPSAIRYLAYGTSGFAFAPYGPYWKFMKKLCMSDLLGGRTLDQLQPIRSEEIRRFLRLLHKKSNGGEAVDVSRELVTMTNNTVSRMAMSCICSDSEGEAEEMRKLVHEVAVLAGTFNISDYIGLCRNLDLQGLKKRYKDVHQRFDAMMERIIKEHEEQRKMKIGRGDGVKDILDILLEISEDESAEMKLTRDNIKAFILDIFVAGTDTSAITTEWALAELIKHPDMFKKARVEIDSVVGKNRLVEESDVPNLPYLQAIVKETLRLHPSPLLHRESTEDCKIGGYDVPANTLVFVNVWAIGRDPEHWVDPLEFRPERFMPSDDESDRSHHVDVRGQHFHYLPFGSGRRGCPGISLALQVVQTTLASMIQCFDWTVGIDGESATVDMTEGPGLTLPRAHPLLCFPVARANLVPFN
- the LOC131220543 gene encoding cytochrome P450 93A3-like — its product is MADDLQSYAILFLIWLISTVLIRTILSNFRTTVRCLPPGPIALPIIGHLHLLGPIPHQAFHKLSKRYGSLIHLRLGSVSAVVASSADIAREILKTHETAFASRPESSAVRYLDYGGYGFVFAPYGPYWKFMKKLCMSELLGGRMLDQLQPIRREEIRRLLRLLHKKSNGREAVNVGRELITMVNNIVSRMAMSRICSDTEGEAEEVRKMVHEMAVLAGTFNVSDYIGLCRNLDLQGLKKRFEDVHRRFDTMMERIIKEHVEGRKTKMERGDGAKDILDILLEISEDESAEMKLTRENIKAFILDNFVAGTDTTAVTTEWALAELINHPDVFKKARAEIDSVGKNRLIGESDIPNLPFLQAIVKETLRLHPPGPVIYRKSTKDCKIGGYDVPANTQVFINVWTIGRDPQHWVDPLEFRPERFMPSDESDRSHHVDVRGQHFHFLPFGSGQRGCPGTSLALQVVQTTLASMIQCFDWTVGIGGESATVDMTEGPGLTLPRAHPLVCVPVARSNPVPLN